Genomic window (Leptospira kirschneri serovar Cynopteri str. 3522 CT):
GCGTTATGCACAGTCATTAGATTTACATAATCGGTGAGTTCTTTAGAATCTTCTTCGCTTGTGATTAAACTGATCTGATTTAAATACTCTTCTAAAGAGGGAGAATCCGAATTTTTTTCGTATTCCTCTATCGAATTGACCAACTCTTGAAGGTTTTCTAAACGAGCTATGGATTCTTCCGTCCCTTCGTCCTTGAGATGAGACATGAGACCGGAACGATTCAAAAGTTCTAATGCGATTTCAGAAGGTGATAAACCTTTTTCCGATTTTTCAATCAAATCGTAAAATAAACTATAAAGTTCCTTTCCTTTAGATTTAGCTGCTTTTTTGAGAGGAATGTCTTCTTGACCCAAAACTTCTAAAAGAGAAATTCCTTTTTCGAGTGAAAATTCTCGAATTTTTTCAATTCCAGAATCTCCAATCCCTCTCGGTGGATAATTTATAATTCTAAGCAGAGAAACGCTATCCAGAGGATTAGAAACCACGTTTAGATATGCGATCAAATCCTTGATTTCCGCTCTGTCAAAAAAGCGAAAACCTCCGAAAATTTTATACGGAATCCCCGCGTTTCTTAAAGCTTCTTCAAAATATCTAGATTGAGAATTTGTCCTATAGAATATTGAAATATTCTTATATTCTGTTCCACCGGAATACGCGGAACGTATTCTAGTAATCACTCCGTGGGCTTCCTCGGATTCATTCTCAAATTCGTTCAACACAACCGGAGCCCCTTCCGGGTTATTCGTAAATATTTCTTTCTCTTTTCTCTGGGTGTTATTTGAGATTACATTAGAAGCCGCTAATATAATATTTGACGTAGAACGGTAGTTTTCTTCCAGTTTTATCACCGCTGATTCTGGAAAATCTTTTTCGAAGTTTAGAATGTTTCCTATGTCGGCTCCTCTCCAAGAATAGATGGACTGATCGTCATCCCCAACGACACATAGGTTTCTTTTTTCTCCTGCAAGAAGAAGTACAAGTTCGTATTGAACTTTATTCGTATCTTGATATTCGTCTACCATTACGTATTCCCATTTGTGACGGTATTTGGAAATTACATCCGAAGATTTTTGAAAAAGTTGAACCGTTTTCCATATTAGATCTCCGAAATCGAAAGCATAGTTTGCATCCTTTCTTTTTTCGTATTCCTTATAGATCGCGAATACTGCCTTAGAAAAATCGTGACGACCTTCTTTTTCCAAATAACTTTCAGGAGACAACATCTTATCTTTCAAACCGCTAATATAGTTTCCAAGTGTGGAGGGTTTGTAAAATTTAGGATCTAGAGAAAGATCCTTAATCACTTGTTTTAAAAGTGATTCTTGAAGAGTGGTATCATAAATTGTAAAACCGTTATCAAATCCGAAAAAAGAAGCTTCCCTTCTTAAAATATATAAACAAAGAGAATGGAAAGTTTTGATCTGAACGTTTGCAGGTAAAAAAGGGACTATTTTTTTTACCCTTTCTACCATTTCCGCAGCCGCCTTATTGGTAAAGGTTACTGCACAGATACGATCGATCCCATGATTGATTAGAAGATTTGCAATTCTATGAGTGATGACTCTTGTTTTACCGGAACCTGCGCCCGCCAAAATTAAAACCGGACCGCCTACTTGTAAGACAGCTTTTTTTTGTTCTTCGTTTAAATCGGATAAAAATGAGAAGTCCACGGACTAAAACCTATAGTCCCCGATTCCAAACACAAACTGAAATGCATTATCGGATTCAAATTTAGTGAAAGGATGATCCGCAACTCCAGTATACTTTAATTTTTGTGCAAAATAAATTCTAAGTGGAAGAACCGGAATTTGAATTCTAAGTCCTATTCCCCAAGAAAATCGAAACTTATCCAAGGCAATATTATTTCCGGAAAGCACCAGATTAGCCGGGTTGTTAAGCTCTTCGAAAGTATAATCTGATTTTCTAAGAGCGGTTAAATTATAATTATTAGCAAGGTAATAACCTACAGGATCTTTCATTTGAGCTTCTTTGACTCTTTGGTCGTAACTTTCAAAAAGATCCTTTCTTACGCCAGTAGCACGGTTTACTTCTTCATACAAAGCGCCCGCATCAAAAAAAGCGACTAACCAAAGTAAGGTGGGCTCAATCGGAAAACGAAGTTCCGAGCCGAACATCATCCTAGTCGCGGCACCGTCTCTCCATTCGGTAGGATACTTTGCATCGTTATAAAACCATCCGCGTAGAGATTCATATCCACCTAAGAACTGTAAGTCTTGTAACTGAATATAAGGTTTTTGAATTGGATCTTGTTTTCCATAGTAAGGAACTCTTTGATAGGTAAAAAGAGAAGAACTTCTAAATTCCTGAACGACTCTCCAACGTCTGAGAGCGTTATTTCTAAAAAGTCCAAAAAGACTATAATCAAACCAAGTGTGATAGTATTCCGCAAGAACCCGATACTGATCAAAATGAGATTGTCCTCCGAGCGCCTGACCTACATTATCTATCTGAAAGAGTAAGTCATAACCTTGTGTAGGATTAAATACGTTATCTCTAATATCATACGCAATTCCATTTGAAATTTGAGAACGGAACTGCCATCCTCTGCGAACCTCCGCAAGAACCTGATCCGATACAAGAGAAGAAGGATTTGTAGAAGCGTAAATACTGGGAGAATATCTATGAAAATGAGTCCAGTTGATAAAAATCCTATGACCGATTCCTACTGTAAAACCTACACCATCTCTGGAATAGATGGCTTGTTCTTTGATGGATTGTTGATTATTGTTTTCGGTAATCGAAACAGCTCCTACGTTATAGATTCTAGAAGAATAAAAAAGAGAAAGTGAAAGAGACCAAGGTTTATTATAAAGCCAAGGCTCCGTCCAAGTAATCTGAAAGAGCCTTCTAAAAGGACCAAACTCCAAACGGCCTGAAATTTTTTGACCAGTTCCGTTTAAATTGTTTTCGCCTACTTCGGTAAAGATGGAAAATCCTGTGATCGTGCCATAACCACCTCCCATAGAAACGGTTCCGGTCGGTTGTTCCACAACTTCTATAATCAGATTCATTTTGGTCTGATCGGAACCTGGTCTCATGTTAAAGTTCACTTCTTTAAAATAACCTAGATTAAAAATTCTTTCACGGGAACGATTGACTAAAATGGAATTGAACAAATCTCCTTGTTTAAATAGAAGTTCTCTTCGAATCACACGATCTTGAGTTTTTTTATTTCCCTTGATGACTACGTTTTCCACGTAGGCAAGATTGTTTTCTCGTATATTAAAGTCTACGTGAACGAATTTTTTACCGTGTAACTCAGGTTTAGTGTTGTAAAGCTGTCTCAGGCGTTTAACATGAAGTTGAGAATATTCATTTTCACAGATTCTTCTTTCTTCTTCGGATTTACGGCTATAACAATTTTCATAATATTCTAAATTTTCACGATCTAAAGATACTATCTTTCTACGAGGAATTACCTGAGCAAAAAGATAACCTCTCGAACTGTAAAGTTCGTTCATCGTTCCACGATCTCTCATAAAACGAGTCTCGTCGAAAATAACTCCTACGTCACCATCATTGTAATCTAAACTCTTTTCGATTTCTTTAGGAGTAAATAGAGGTTTTAATTCTTCTTTTGTGGTTTCAGGAGGATTTTTTTCTTTGTTTAAAAAAAGAGGTCTGCCTTCTCCATCTAAAGACATGTCGTGATTTAAAGTATAACCGTTGAAAAAATAAACCTGGCCTTCAGAAATTTTAATGTTTACGATAATAACTCTTCTATCTTTTTTTTCTGGGTTTTCCCAGTGGATTTCCCAATTCGTTCCCTCTCGGATCAATTCAGCGTCCAGATAACCCTTACTTTTGAGATAAGCGACAATCATATCCTTGTCCTTTTCAAAGGAAGATTCTTTAAAATTTCCACCTTCAAAAACTCCTTCCTCTTTCATCTCCATAATAGAAAGAATTTCGGAAGTTTCAATGGATTCGTTTCCGTAAACGTTGATTTTAGAAACCGGAATCTCTTCTCCTTCATCTATGATAAAACGAACTCGAACCAGATTTGTTTTAGGATCTGGTTTACCCAGTTCCACTTTTACATAAGCGAGGAAAAATCCTTCGTCTCTATATTTTTGAAGAATTAAATCTCTAGATTTTGTGATTTTTTGAGGTGTGATCACCTCATTGTCTTTGAGAGGAAGTTTATCTCTTAGATCCGCAGGAAAAACTTCGTCTGCTCCTACAAATTCAATTTCTCTAACTCTAGGTCTTTCTTTAAGATCAAATATGATCCGAACACCGTCCTGGAAATCTTCCGCTTGAATATCTACAAAATAAAAAAAACCGGAGTTAAAGAGATTTTTTAAGTCTCGATCTAAAATTCTCTTTGTAAGTATTTTACCAACTTTTATCTCGATCATAGATTCGAGATCCGCGTCGGGAGTATTTTTATTTCCTTTGAATTTAACTTCTTTGATTGTCTTTCCTAAGAAGTCACTTCGTTTGGAAAGGATTTGAGTCAATTCGCCTGAATAGAATAGAAGTCCTACAAGGATCGCAAATAGAGTTCCTTTTAAAATTGGGGAGAATATTCGCTTCAACGTAAAATCTAAAACCACCCGGATATTTGCAATGAATCAAAACCGCTCAAACCAGAATTTATTTTTCTCCGGAACCAGTTTGTCTTACCATAGCTAGGTTAAATTTG
Coding sequences:
- a CDS encoding ATP-dependent helicase, which gives rise to MDFSFLSDLNEEQKKAVLQVGGPVLILAGAGSGKTRVITHRIANLLINHGIDRICAVTFTNKAAAEMVERVKKIVPFLPANVQIKTFHSLCLYILRREASFFGFDNGFTIYDTTLQESLLKQVIKDLSLDPKFYKPSTLGNYISGLKDKMLSPESYLEKEGRHDFSKAVFAIYKEYEKRKDANYAFDFGDLIWKTVQLFQKSSDVISKYRHKWEYVMVDEYQDTNKVQYELVLLLAGEKRNLCVVGDDDQSIYSWRGADIGNILNFEKDFPESAVIKLEENYRSTSNIILAASNVISNNTQRKEKEIFTNNPEGAPVVLNEFENESEEAHGVITRIRSAYSGGTEYKNISIFYRTNSQSRYFEEALRNAGIPYKIFGGFRFFDRAEIKDLIAYLNVVSNPLDSVSLLRIINYPPRGIGDSGIEKIREFSLEKGISLLEVLGQEDIPLKKAAKSKGKELYSLFYDLIEKSEKGLSPSEIALELLNRSGLMSHLKDEGTEESIARLENLQELVNSIEEYEKNSDSPSLEEYLNQISLITSEEDSKELTDYVNLMTVHNAKGLEFEIVFLSGLEEGTFPHSMSLEESHFGDEEERRLFYVALTRAREELFLSYCRTSRKFGKVEDRIPSRFLSEIPRECFGNRGYGSRERTARKPQGPPVASKIKQTKKELEPHTPDPNNLYLKPGDRIKHKQFGVGTILTVSGREKNTKVAIRFGNVEKNFFVAYTPLEKL
- a CDS encoding BamA/OMP85 family outer membrane protein, encoding MVLDFTLKRIFSPILKGTLFAILVGLLFYSGELTQILSKRSDFLGKTIKEVKFKGNKNTPDADLESMIEIKVGKILTKRILDRDLKNLFNSGFFYFVDIQAEDFQDGVRIIFDLKERPRVREIEFVGADEVFPADLRDKLPLKDNEVITPQKITKSRDLILQKYRDEGFFLAYVKVELGKPDPKTNLVRVRFIIDEGEEIPVSKINVYGNESIETSEILSIMEMKEEGVFEGGNFKESSFEKDKDMIVAYLKSKGYLDAELIREGTNWEIHWENPEKKDRRVIIVNIKISEGQVYFFNGYTLNHDMSLDGEGRPLFLNKEKNPPETTKEELKPLFTPKEIEKSLDYNDGDVGVIFDETRFMRDRGTMNELYSSRGYLFAQVIPRRKIVSLDRENLEYYENCYSRKSEEERRICENEYSQLHVKRLRQLYNTKPELHGKKFVHVDFNIRENNLAYVENVVIKGNKKTQDRVIRRELLFKQGDLFNSILVNRSRERIFNLGYFKEVNFNMRPGSDQTKMNLIIEVVEQPTGTVSMGGGYGTITGFSIFTEVGENNLNGTGQKISGRLEFGPFRRLFQITWTEPWLYNKPWSLSLSLFYSSRIYNVGAVSITENNNQQSIKEQAIYSRDGVGFTVGIGHRIFINWTHFHRYSPSIYASTNPSSLVSDQVLAEVRRGWQFRSQISNGIAYDIRDNVFNPTQGYDLLFQIDNVGQALGGQSHFDQYRVLAEYYHTWFDYSLFGLFRNNALRRWRVVQEFRSSSLFTYQRVPYYGKQDPIQKPYIQLQDLQFLGGYESLRGWFYNDAKYPTEWRDGAATRMMFGSELRFPIEPTLLWLVAFFDAGALYEEVNRATGVRKDLFESYDQRVKEAQMKDPVGYYLANNYNLTALRKSDYTFEELNNPANLVLSGNNIALDKFRFSWGIGLRIQIPVLPLRIYFAQKLKYTGVADHPFTKFESDNAFQFVFGIGDYRF